A genomic region of Dreissena polymorpha isolate Duluth1 chromosome 4, UMN_Dpol_1.0, whole genome shotgun sequence contains the following coding sequences:
- the LOC127879550 gene encoding zinc finger protein Xfin-like isoform X1 → MSGRSRGVLSRFLEQSIVKLCREAVTYRSRLEIEGVLCVSVDDGNEHVIKIREVFTQECNGDNEENLKSRRQEINEYQSNTLKSPAILLGLANMPDETILLQRGQKDSNGKYSSISSQLFEMPTTSKGTQDDTQENEIDVECKSLAKHSGKETLSSEPETVDLDKIAISTAKDILCKKCGETLADVNAFDTHNITSHGHFTCLICLSTFTSRNNMKRHIRLHTGVKPYRCHKCSESFSRNDDFKRHLLRHTFQKPYRCVACQTGYADRTGVKTHMMKEHGTNVFHACTICGECFTDARKFQEHRETHTESQEYRCSLCAFIGSNALMYNKHMLTHGGQRKFSCAHCSLTYTDPFSYTSHVKKHKGDPSVTSFQCCFCEVVLASYEQFQRHEHSHLQSKQHTCNICKKHFRYPYNLREHMLTHIPKNELIGRADGQNETSNLSEWSPSTDDETVDKSHESLTDIDNDKGDMEENNNVIELPVSANDEKERSYDEDKNGSSEYWCTECNHGFGTEHELQEHIVMRHEHGPEGPANHQSADDMIGDDNVFSRRAHSATENNIPAFSYILPSCLEEGNSSPPLASSHWSHAERDSLATVSHLTHKRKSGLTPERKIKHSRLEHQNGRPSVGEELQGLLYQTGRSSDFALKDNISTDVVTTPKSKRAITTSLKGMKLKICLEHDSNADSSTMQSDISNISEDSFMEKDASFVCENSSDVGNKYSKSSVLGMDTNFSTVTNSNSPTSINLKVRNPGFEKVITPEVLFNTKAPFTCEVCDETYNDFGSFDTHGVKVHRRFLCSYCGKAFTSRPNRERHVRYHTGEKPYRCDICPASFFRGDDLKYHRTTKHVDVKPFLCGVCQTSFCFPKELEKHLRLNPDHKSSV, encoded by the coding sequence ATGTCGGGCCGCTCCCGCGGGGTCCTCTCCCGCTTCCTTGAGCAGTCCATCGTGAAGCTGTGCCGAGAGGCCGTCACCTACCGAAGCCGTCTCGAGATAGAGGGCGTCCTCTGCGTCAGCGTTGACGACGGCAATGAACACGTAATAAAAATAAGGGAAGTCTTCACTCAGGAATGTAATGGGGATAATGAGGAAAATTTGAAATCTCGCCGCCAGGAAATAAATGAGTATCAGTCGAATACGCTCAAATCTCCCGCCATTTTATTGGGACTTGCAAATATGCCAGACGAAACAATCCTACTCCAGCGTGGGCAGAAGGACTCTAATGGTAAATACTCAAGCATTTCAAGTCAGCTGTTTGAGATGCCGACAACATCCAAAGGAACGCAAGACGATACTCAGGAGAATGAAATAGACGTCGAATGCAAGTCATTGGCAAAACATTCCGGGAAAGAAACACTGAGCTCTGAACCAGAAACCGTAGATTTAGATAAAATTGCAATATCTACAGCCAAAGACATTCTCTGCAAAAAATGCGGCGAGACGCTAGCCGACGTAAATGCGTTTGATACTCACAACATAACCTCACACGGTCATTTTACGTGCCTTATATGTCTGTCCACGTTCACGTCAAGGAATAATATGAAACGTCACATCCGGCTCCACACCGGCGTCAAGCCGTACCGATGCCACAAGTGTAGCGAAAGCTTCTCCCGAAACGACGACTTCAAGCGCCACTTGCTGCGCCACACATTCCAGAAGCCGTACCGGTGTGTCGCGTGCCAGACCGGCTATGCCGACCGCACCGGCGTGAAGACGCACATGATGAAAGAGCACGGAACAAACGTGTTCCACGCGTGCACGATCTGCGGCGAATGCTTCACCGACGCACGGAAGTTCCAAGAACACCGCGAGACTCACACGGAGAGTCAGGAATACCGCTGCTCTTTGTGCGCGTTCATAGGCTCAAATGCGCTAATGTACAATAAGCACATGCTGACACATGGCGGCCAGCGGAAGTTCTCTTGCGCGCACTGTTCTTTAACTTATACGGATCCCTTTAGCTACACCAGTCACGTAAAGAAGCACAAGGGTGACCCGTCCGTGACGTCATTCCAGTGCTGCTTTTGTGAGGTTGTCTTGGCGTCTTATGAGCAGTTTCAGCGACACGAACATTCGCACTTACAATCGAAGCAACACACGTGcaacatttgtaaaaaacacTTCCGGTATCCGTACAACCTTAGAGAACACATGTTGACTCACATTCCAAAAAATGAGCTTATAGGCCGCGCGGACGGCCAGAACGAAACATCTAACCTGTCTGAATGGTCGCCGTCAACTGACGACGAAACGGTCGATAAATCTCACGAAAGCCTAACTGATATAGACAATGATAAAGGCGATATGGAAGAAAACAACAATGTTATTGAGTTGCCAGTATCAGCCAATGATGAAAAGGAGAGAAGTTATGATGAGGACAAGAACGGTTCCAGCGAGTACTGGTGTACCGAGTGCAATCACGGGTTTGGTACAGAACACGAACTACAGGAACATATCGTAATGAGACACGAACACGGGCCGGAAGGCCCCGCCAATCATCAGAGCGCAGACGATATGATCGGTGACGACAATGTTTTCTCTCGACGCGCGCATTCGGCGACGGAAAACAACATACCCGCGTTCAGTTACATTCTGCCATCATGCCTCGAGGAGGGAAACTCGTCACCGCCGCTGGCATCATCGCACTGGAGCCACGCTGAGCGGGATTCGCTGGCCACGGTCAGCCATCTAACTCACAAACGAAAGTCTGGTCTGACGCCGGAGCGCAAAATCAAACACTCACGACTGGAACATCAGAATGGCAGACCCTCAGTAGGCGAAGAGCTTCAGGGACTCTTGTATCAGACAGGGCGCAGTTCTGATTTTGCTTTAAAGGATAACATTTCAACAGATGTCGTAACCACGCCCAAATCAAAACGAGCCATAACAACGTCTTTGAAAGGCAtgaaattgaaaatatgcttGGAGCACGATTCAAATGCAGATTCCTCGACGATGCAGTCCGATATTTCTAACATATCGGAAGATTCTTTTATGGAGAAAGACGCATCGTTCGTCTGTGAAAATTCCAGCGACGTCGGAAACAAATACAGCAAATCATCCGTGCTGGGCATGGATACAAACTTTTCTACCGTAACAAACAGTAACTCGCCGACTAGCATCAACCTCAAAGTGCGCAATCCAGGCTTCGAGAAGGTCATTACACCCGAAGTCCTGTTCAACACAAAGGCGCCCTTCACGTGCGAGGTGTGCGACGAGACCTACAACGATTTCGGCTCATTCGACACGCACGGCGTCAAAGTCCATCGCCGGTTCCTGTGCTCCTACTGCGGAAAGGCATTTACGTCGCGGCCGAACCGCGAGCGCCACGTTCGCTACCACACGGGCGAGAAACCTTACCGCTGCGATATCTGCCCGGCCTCCTTCTTCCGGGGCGACGATCTCAAGTACCACCGCACCACGAAGCACGTCGACGTCAAACCGTTCCTGTGTGGCGTCTGTCAAACGTCGTTCTGCTTTCCAAAGGAACTAGAGAAACACTTGAGACTGAACCCGGATCACAAATCCAGCGTATAG